The following are from one region of the Staphylococcus schleiferi genome:
- a CDS encoding bifunctional metallophosphatase/5'-nucleotidase, with amino-acid sequence MRLTIYHTNDIHSHLHAYTRITAYLQATRPTLTHASRYVDIGDHVDLSLPVTEGTLGKRNIELLNEAGCDVATIGNNEGMTISHEALNTLYDDATFKVTCTNVLDESGNYPRHFLSSYIEEIEGVRIMYVAATAAFTPFYRALDWVVTDPFDAIKKEIDAKKGQYDVLIVLSHVGIFFDEKLCEAIPEIDVIFGAHTHHYFEHGQVENGVLMAAAGKYGHFLGEVTLDIENRKVVSKQAILHPLDTLPEVETHFEEEGRALLDQPIVTKRMTLPRAMNYITQTSYILAQSVHEFTEADCTIINAGLIVKGYENKYLTEYDVHQMLPHPINAVRVKLTGAQLKEVLLKAREQAYMYEHAQGLGFRGDVFGGYILYDAGFIASSERYFVKGLEIDDDEIYTLGTVDMYTFGRYFPMLKDAEITYLMPEFLRDIFKDKLLTI; translated from the coding sequence ATGCGTTTAACGATTTATCATACAAATGATATTCACAGTCATTTGCATGCCTATACACGTATTACAGCATACCTCCAAGCAACGCGACCAACATTAACGCACGCTTCACGTTACGTCGATATTGGGGATCATGTCGATTTATCACTTCCTGTGACAGAAGGCACATTAGGTAAACGGAATATTGAATTATTAAATGAAGCAGGTTGTGATGTGGCGACAATAGGAAATAATGAAGGCATGACGATTTCTCATGAAGCGCTTAACACGTTATATGACGATGCGACATTTAAAGTGACTTGTACGAACGTATTAGATGAATCAGGCAATTATCCACGGCACTTTTTGTCGTCTTATATTGAAGAAATAGAAGGCGTTCGTATTATGTATGTAGCCGCAACAGCTGCTTTCACGCCGTTTTATCGTGCATTGGATTGGGTTGTCACAGATCCATTTGATGCGATTAAAAAAGAAATAGACGCTAAAAAAGGACAATATGATGTTTTGATTGTACTCAGCCATGTCGGCATCTTTTTTGACGAAAAACTATGCGAAGCGATTCCAGAAATTGATGTCATTTTTGGCGCACACACACATCACTATTTTGAACATGGGCAAGTGGAAAATGGGGTATTAATGGCTGCAGCTGGCAAATATGGTCATTTTCTAGGAGAGGTTACGCTCGATATTGAGAATCGAAAAGTTGTCTCTAAACAAGCGATTTTACATCCGTTAGATACGTTACCTGAAGTGGAAACGCATTTTGAAGAAGAAGGCCGCGCATTATTAGATCAACCGATTGTGACAAAGAGAATGACATTGCCTCGAGCTATGAATTATATTACGCAAACAAGTTATATACTTGCACAAAGTGTCCATGAATTTACAGAAGCTGATTGTACAATAATTAATGCAGGGTTAATCGTAAAAGGCTATGAAAATAAGTATTTAACAGAATATGATGTGCATCAAATGTTGCCACATCCGATTAACGCGGTACGAGTGAAACTCACAGGTGCGCAATTAAAAGAAGTGCTGTTGAAAGCGCGAGAACAAGCCTATATGTATGAACACGCACAGGGATTAGGTTTTCGTGGCGATGTTTTTGGAGGCTATATTTTATATGATGCTGGTTTTATCGCATCTAGTGAGCGCTATTTTGTTAAAGGTTTAGAGATTGACGATGATGAAATATATACGTTAGGCACGGTAGATATGTATACATTTGGGCGTTATTTCCCAATGTTGAAAGATGCAGAAATTACGTATTTAATGCCTGAGTTTTTAAGAGACATCTTTAAAGATAAATTATTGACAATATAA
- a CDS encoding DUF3055 domain-containing protein — protein MIDMFLYDDVEPSQIRFVGFVGEHSRYDLVLIQTDRHYGKTLVLNTQTNKFGIIGTDDLEEEGYISYILGVSDEEADEITAYLNEVIQ, from the coding sequence ATGATAGATATGTTTTTATATGATGATGTTGAGCCTTCTCAGATTAGATTCGTTGGCTTTGTCGGCGAACATAGCCGCTATGATCTCGTGTTGATTCAAACAGATCGTCATTATGGGAAAACTTTGGTGTTAAATACACAGACAAATAAGTTTGGCATTATTGGAACTGATGATTTAGAAGAGGAAGGTTACATTTCCTATATATTAGGTGTCAGTGATGAAGAAGCAGACGAAATTACTGCTTATTTAAATGAAGTGATTCAATAA
- a CDS encoding alpha/beta hydrolase — protein sequence MVEQIKYGTHEDQHYDVYENQQAQFNAWIVLIHGGYWRQKYSKSMMDPYIDFFIDAGYSVVNIEYRRGSEHPWPGPTEDVAQAVSHFKDSNYAPTQVIGIGHSVGGQLALLQADLFNQIVALAPVTDLLYTLHQHLGQDAVAEYFNTSATHTLREASPLTQTPIDVETLIIHGFNDTFVHIDTTLSYVQENYKNGHYITLYALPYLDHLDCINPTATHQNMLLEWLSHRAS from the coding sequence ATGGTTGAACAAATCAAATATGGCACACATGAAGATCAACACTACGATGTCTACGAAAACCAACAGGCTCAATTCAATGCATGGATTGTGCTGATTCACGGGGGATATTGGCGCCAAAAATATAGCAAATCAATGATGGATCCTTATATCGATTTTTTTATTGATGCAGGCTATTCAGTTGTCAATATCGAATACCGTCGTGGCTCAGAACACCCTTGGCCTGGTCCAACTGAAGATGTTGCACAAGCTGTCTCACATTTTAAAGATTCAAACTACGCACCCACACAAGTCATTGGTATAGGCCATTCTGTTGGCGGACAACTTGCGCTCCTTCAAGCTGATTTATTCAATCAAATCGTCGCACTTGCCCCTGTCACCGATTTACTTTACACATTGCATCAACATTTAGGTCAAGATGCTGTAGCTGAATATTTTAATACTTCTGCCACACATACGCTACGAGAAGCCTCACCGCTCACTCAAACACCGATTGATGTGGAAACATTAATCATTCACGGATTTAATGATACTTTTGTGCATATAGACACGACATTATCTTATGTACAAGAAAATTATAAAAATGGGCATTATATAACACTTTATGCATTGCCTTATTTAGATCATCTAGACTGTATTAATCCAACAGCGACGCATCAAAATATGTTGTTAGAATGGCTCTCTCATCGTGCCTCATAG
- a CDS encoding sulfite exporter TauE/SafE family protein codes for MSIVILILVGFLSAIIGSLVGIGGGIIIVPTLIYFGVTMNVLDGITPQTAIGTSSIILIATGLSSTIGYLKQKQVDIKNGFLFLIGIIPGALIGAYLSQYLTIHSFNLYFGIFLIVVAVMLMIRHRIPPIKAFQQERYMKSFTDAHGEHYRYGVVPSIAIIASFVIGLTAGLFGIGGGALMTPLMLLVFRFPPHVAVGTSMMMIFFSSLTGSVGHIVLGHVLWGYSIILIISSWIGAQIGVKLNKTVKSDTVVLILRLVMLALGVYLIIRSFFN; via the coding sequence TTGAGTATAGTTATTCTTATATTAGTGGGTTTTCTCTCCGCTATTATCGGTTCACTCGTTGGAATCGGTGGCGGTATTATTATTGTCCCTACGCTCATTTACTTTGGTGTCACCATGAATGTTTTAGATGGGATTACGCCTCAAACTGCAATTGGGACATCCTCAATTATTCTTATTGCGACCGGTCTTTCTTCAACGATTGGTTATTTGAAACAAAAACAAGTTGATATCAAAAATGGCTTTTTATTTTTAATTGGTATTATTCCTGGTGCGTTAATCGGTGCGTATTTAAGCCAATATTTAACAATCCATTCATTCAATTTATATTTTGGGATCTTTTTAATTGTAGTAGCAGTAATGTTGATGATACGTCATCGCATTCCACCAATCAAAGCGTTTCAACAAGAACGTTATATGAAATCTTTTACTGATGCGCATGGAGAACACTATCGCTATGGTGTCGTCCCTTCCATCGCTATTATCGCTTCATTCGTCATTGGTTTAACGGCAGGGTTATTTGGCATTGGTGGGGGTGCATTGATGACACCGCTCATGTTGCTCGTCTTTAGATTCCCACCTCACGTGGCTGTGGGTACGAGTATGATGATGATATTTTTCTCGAGTTTAACAGGTTCAGTAGGTCATATCGTTCTTGGTCATGTCTTATGGGGGTACAGTATTATCCTAATCATTTCCAGTTGGATTGGTGCACAGATAGGTGTAAAATTAAATAAAACCGTCAAGTCTGACACAGTCGTATTGATTCTACGACTTGTCATGTTAGCATTAGGCGTATATTTAATTATACGTTCATTCTTTAATTAA
- a CDS encoding NAD(P)/FAD-dependent oxidoreductase produces the protein MKNLVLLGGGYGNMRIMSKILPDALPEDYHITLIDRMPYHGLKTEFYALAAGSKSDKEVRVNFPHHDRTNTVYGEITDIDLDNQIISVGQNKVDYDELVIGLGCEDKYHNVPGAKAYTYSIQTLQKARKTYHDISELPSNAQVGIVGAGLSGIELASALRESRSDLKIYLYDRGERILNQFPEKLSNYVKKWFEENDVTVVPNSDIVKVEPGILYNKETENKHDLIVWTAGIQPVEIVRNLPVDLSRSNRVMVNQYHQIPTYPNVYVVGDCANLPHAPSAQLAEVQADQIAMVLKTQWAGKPLPKQMPEIKIPGFLGSLGEKKGFAYLMDTTVTGRLASILKSGVLWLYKHHNG, from the coding sequence ATGAAGAATTTAGTTTTGTTAGGTGGCGGTTACGGCAATATGCGTATTATGTCTAAAATTCTACCTGATGCGCTTCCAGAAGATTATCATATTACGTTAATCGACCGCATGCCTTACCATGGACTTAAAACCGAGTTCTATGCATTAGCAGCTGGCTCAAAGTCTGACAAAGAAGTACGTGTTAATTTTCCACATCACGACAGAACCAATACAGTCTATGGTGAAATTACAGATATCGATTTAGATAATCAAATTATTTCAGTAGGACAAAACAAGGTGGATTATGATGAACTTGTCATTGGCTTAGGTTGTGAAGACAAGTATCATAATGTGCCAGGGGCTAAAGCTTATACTTATAGTATTCAAACACTGCAAAAAGCTAGAAAAACATACCACGATATTAGTGAACTCCCTTCTAACGCTCAAGTGGGTATTGTCGGTGCGGGACTAAGTGGCATTGAGTTGGCAAGTGCATTGAGAGAAAGTCGTAGCGATTTAAAAATTTATTTATACGATCGTGGCGAACGCATCCTTAATCAATTTCCAGAAAAACTAAGTAATTATGTTAAAAAATGGTTTGAAGAGAACGATGTTACAGTCGTCCCTAATTCAGATATTGTTAAAGTTGAACCGGGCATCCTTTACAATAAAGAAACTGAAAACAAACATGACTTAATTGTTTGGACAGCTGGCATACAACCTGTTGAAATCGTAAGGAATTTACCAGTTGACCTCAGCCGTAGTAATCGCGTTATGGTCAATCAGTATCATCAAATTCCAACATATCCAAACGTTTATGTTGTTGGAGATTGCGCAAATCTACCGCACGCTCCGAGCGCTCAACTTGCTGAAGTACAAGCAGACCAAATTGCGATGGTCTTAAAAACACAATGGGCTGGCAAACCGTTACCTAAACAGATGCCAGAAATTAAAATCCCGGGCTTTTTAGGTTCATTAGGAGAGAAAAAAGGCTTTGCTTACTTGATGGATACAACTGTCACTGGCCGACTTGCATCCATATTAAAATCCGGTGTGCTATGGTTGTATAAACACCATAATGGTTAA
- the lipA gene encoding lipoyl synthase, which yields MATKNEEILRKPDWLKIKLNTNENYTGLKKMMREKNLHTVCEEAKCPNIHECWGERRTATFMILGAVCTRACRFCAVKTGLPNELDLGEPERVAQSVETMNLKHVVITAVARDDLKDAGSNVYAETVRKVRERNPFTTIEILPSDMGGDYEALETLMASKPDILNHNIETVRRLTPRVRARATYDRTLEFLRRSKELQPDIPTKSSIMVGLGETIEELHETMDDLRANGVDILTIGQYLQPSRKHLKVQKYYTPLEFGKLRKVAMEKGFKHCQAGPLVRSSYHADEQVNEAAKQKQQLGDQQLKI from the coding sequence ATGGCTACTAAAAATGAAGAAATTTTACGTAAACCGGATTGGTTAAAGATAAAGTTAAACACGAACGAAAACTATACAGGGCTTAAAAAAATGATGCGCGAAAAAAACTTACATACCGTTTGTGAGGAAGCTAAATGTCCTAATATTCATGAATGTTGGGGAGAACGTCGTACGGCGACATTTATGATTTTAGGTGCGGTATGTACGCGTGCTTGTCGTTTTTGTGCTGTTAAGACAGGTTTGCCGAATGAGTTGGACTTAGGTGAACCGGAACGTGTTGCACAATCAGTAGAAACAATGAATTTAAAACATGTCGTTATTACTGCTGTTGCACGTGATGATTTGAAAGACGCTGGTTCTAATGTATACGCTGAAACCGTACGTAAAGTGCGTGAACGTAATCCATTTACGACAATTGAAATTTTACCGTCTGATATGGGTGGTGATTATGAAGCGTTAGAAACGTTAATGGCTTCAAAACCTGATATTTTAAATCATAATATTGAAACAGTACGACGTTTAACACCAAGAGTACGTGCACGTGCGACGTATGATCGTACTTTAGAATTTTTACGTCGTTCTAAAGAATTACAACCAGATATTCCAACAAAATCAAGTATTATGGTGGGATTAGGAGAAACAATTGAAGAGTTGCACGAAACAATGGACGATTTACGTGCCAATGGCGTTGATATTTTAACAATTGGACAATATTTACAACCTTCTCGTAAGCACTTAAAAGTACAAAAATATTATACACCTTTAGAGTTTGGTAAATTGCGTAAAGTAGCTATGGAAAAAGGTTTCAAACATTGTCAAGCAGGACCATTAGTACGTAGTTCATATCATGCAGATGAACAAGTTAATGAAGCGGCGAAACAAAAACAACAGCTTGGTGACCAACAACTTAAAATATAA
- a CDS encoding NifU family protein yields the protein MPTENATMYDQVAEVIEKLRPLLLRDGGDCELVDVEDGIVKLQLLGACGTCPSSTITLKAGIERALIEEVPGVVEVEQVF from the coding sequence ATGCCAACTGAAAATGCGACAATGTACGATCAAGTTGCAGAAGTGATTGAAAAACTACGTCCACTCTTATTACGTGACGGGGGGGACTGTGAACTTGTCGACGTTGAAGATGGTATCGTAAAACTTCAATTACTCGGTGCATGTGGGACTTGCCCAAGTAGTACCATCACACTAAAAGCTGGAATCGAGCGTGCTTTAATAGAAGAAGTACCTGGTGTTGTAGAGGTAGAACAAGTATTCTAA
- a CDS encoding YutD family protein encodes MIKVGNHYFELIESYKDGFNEDDFIARYSEILDKYDFIVGDYGYEQLRLKGFYHDSYKKADFNKRFSTIQDYLYEYCNFGCAYFIVRRLSKREAEAQLGHEGAPSEENKLKDVKIQPTIQD; translated from the coding sequence ATGATAAAAGTAGGAAATCACTATTTTGAATTAATTGAGTCTTATAAAGATGGATTTAATGAAGATGATTTTATCGCGAGATATTCTGAGATTCTAGATAAATATGATTTTATCGTAGGCGATTACGGTTATGAGCAATTAAGACTTAAAGGGTTTTATCATGATTCGTACAAAAAGGCAGACTTTAATAAGCGTTTTTCAACGATACAAGATTATTTATATGAATATTGTAACTTTGGTTGTGCTTATTTTATTGTCCGTCGTTTGTCGAAGCGCGAAGCTGAAGCGCAACTGGGGCATGAAGGGGCACCTTCAGAAGAGAACAAGCTGAAAGATGTTAAAATTCAGCCAACAATTCAAGATTAA
- a CDS encoding YuzB family protein: MNPIVEFCISNMARGSESVYQTLENDPNVDVLDYGCLQNCGICSSGLYALVNGDMVEGDTPDDLLQNIYAHIEETWIF, translated from the coding sequence ATGAATCCGATTGTCGAATTCTGTATTTCCAATATGGCAAGAGGCTCAGAATCAGTGTATCAAACGTTAGAGAATGATCCGAATGTTGACGTTCTTGATTATGGATGTTTACAAAATTGCGGCATTTGTTCTTCTGGTCTTTATGCGCTCGTCAATGGAGATATGGTAGAGGGTGACACACCTGATGATTTATTACAGAATATATACGCACACATAGAAGAAACATGGATTTTTTAA
- a CDS encoding helix-turn-helix domain-containing protein, with amino-acid sequence MAKYDLEFKMKVVNDYINGLGGYSAIGKRHGINRSIVRKWYHAYIAFGIEGLERKKGRTSIYE; translated from the coding sequence TTGGCTAAATATGATTTGGAATTCAAGATGAAAGTAGTTAATGATTATATTAATGGATTAGGCGGCTATAGTGCCATTGGAAAACGCCATGGTATTAATAGATCTATAGTAAGAAAATGGTATCATGCATACATTGCATTCGGCATTGAAGGACTTGAAAGAAAAAAAGGAAGGACGTCCATCTATGAATAA
- a CDS encoding YuzD family protein, with translation MRKVSVVVYGADVICASCVNAPSSENTYDWLKTLLPRKYPDIDFEYTYIDIEKTTENLTDHDVQFIEQIQEDELFYPLVTMNDEYVADGYIQLKPIKRFVEQHFDVTAE, from the coding sequence ATGAGAAAAGTGAGTGTGGTTGTCTATGGCGCGGATGTTATTTGTGCAAGTTGTGTGAATGCACCAAGTTCTGAAAACACGTATGATTGGTTGAAAACATTATTACCTAGGAAATATCCAGATATTGATTTTGAATATACTTATATTGATATTGAAAAAACAACTGAAAACCTAACAGATCATGATGTGCAGTTCATTGAACAAATTCAAGAAGACGAATTGTTTTATCCTCTTGTAACAATGAACGATGAATACGTAGCTGACGGATATATTCAGCTTAAACCGATTAAACGTTTTGTCGAACAACATTTTGATGTCACTGCAGAATAA
- a CDS encoding DUF72 domain-containing protein, with product MIEIGLTGWGDHDTLYEDLQRKSDKLKTYASHFPVVELDASYYAIQPEHNILKWIRETPERFKFVVKIHQALTLHADYHDFADSIAQLFNDFRLMIEPLVEAQKLAMVLVQFPPWFDCSTKNIQYIRFVREQLKQFPVCIEFRHQSWFKGDMKEHTLAFLTGHQLIHSVCDEPQVGEGSIPFVNRITHQTGLVRFHGRNQYGWTKKDMSDQEWRDVRYLYDYSEVELQQLADKIKLLDHKAEQVYVVFNNNSGGHAANNAKYFQKLLGIDYEGLAPQQLKLF from the coding sequence ATGATAGAAATTGGTCTAACAGGGTGGGGCGATCATGACACCTTGTACGAAGATTTACAAAGAAAATCAGATAAATTAAAAACATATGCAAGTCACTTTCCAGTTGTTGAATTAGATGCTTCATATTATGCAATTCAGCCTGAACATAATATTTTAAAATGGATTAGAGAGACACCTGAACGGTTTAAGTTTGTTGTGAAAATCCATCAAGCATTAACGCTTCATGCTGATTATCATGATTTTGCGGATTCGATTGCGCAATTGTTCAACGATTTTCGATTAATGATTGAACCGCTTGTTGAAGCACAAAAACTAGCGATGGTGTTAGTCCAATTTCCACCGTGGTTTGATTGCTCTACAAAGAACATTCAATACATTCGTTTTGTACGCGAGCAGTTGAAGCAATTTCCTGTATGTATAGAATTTCGACATCAGTCTTGGTTTAAAGGCGACATGAAAGAGCATACGCTTGCCTTTTTAACAGGACATCAACTCATCCATTCGGTGTGTGATGAACCTCAAGTGGGTGAGGGCAGTATTCCTTTTGTGAATCGAATTACGCATCAAACGGGATTAGTTCGATTTCATGGGCGAAATCAATACGGGTGGACTAAAAAAGATATGTCTGATCAAGAATGGCGTGATGTACGCTATCTTTATGATTATTCTGAAGTGGAACTTCAACAATTAGCTGACAAAATCAAGTTATTAGATCATAAAGCAGAGCAAGTCTATGTTGTTTTTAATAATAATTCAGGTGGACACGCTGCAAATAATGCAAAATACTTCCAGAAATTATTAGGAATAGACTACGAAGGACTTGCACCGCAACAACTTAAATTATTTTAA
- a CDS encoding TIGR01457 family HAD-type hydrolase, which produces MKAYKGYLIDLDGTMYKGSQKIEGAAEFIDYLNQNDIPHIYVTNNSTKAPVDVVDKLASFDISAQPEEVVTSAMATADYISGEHPGATVYMLGGTGLATALEESGLQLKDDIHVDYVVIGLDEAVNYEKLTKATLAVQNGATFISTNPDPSIPKEQGFLPGNGSITSVVTVSSKQTPIFIGKPETPIMEKALEMLQLDKSEVAMIGDLYDTDIMSGIHVGMDTIHVQTGVTSKEEAMNRETPPTYSVKDLNELRENLIKSE; this is translated from the coding sequence ATGAAAGCTTATAAAGGCTATTTAATCGACTTAGACGGAACAATGTATAAAGGCAGCCAAAAAATTGAAGGTGCTGCGGAATTTATTGATTATTTGAATCAAAATGATATTCCGCATATTTATGTGACGAATAATTCTACAAAAGCACCCGTAGATGTTGTCGATAAGTTAGCGAGTTTTGACATTTCAGCTCAACCAGAAGAAGTTGTGACCTCTGCAATGGCGACTGCGGATTATATTAGTGGAGAACACCCAGGCGCTACAGTATATATGCTAGGTGGAACAGGCTTAGCAACAGCTTTAGAGGAGAGCGGACTTCAATTGAAAGATGATATTCATGTGGACTATGTGGTAATCGGTTTAGATGAAGCGGTCAATTATGAAAAATTAACAAAAGCGACATTAGCTGTTCAAAATGGGGCGACATTCATTTCAACCAACCCAGATCCGTCTATCCCTAAAGAACAAGGCTTTTTGCCGGGGAATGGTTCGATTACAAGTGTAGTGACTGTATCTTCTAAGCAGACACCCATTTTCATTGGGAAACCTGAAACACCTATAATGGAAAAAGCACTTGAAATGTTGCAATTAGATAAAAGTGAAGTGGCCATGATAGGCGATCTTTATGATACAGACATTATGTCAGGCATTCATGTAGGAATGGATACCATTCACGTCCAAACAGGTGTAACTTCAAAAGAAGAGGCAATGAATCGAGAAACACCGCCTACATATAGTGTAAAAGATTTAAATGAATTGCGTGAAAATCTTATAAAAAGCGAGTGA
- a CDS encoding DUF86 domain-containing protein: MYFVDKTQLETKLKYLDQLTQDYPEVKSNSYAFERVAQMLIESSVDIGNMIIDGFILRDPGNYKDVIDILELEGAISKETQNILHETIDVRRQFVHYYDKLDATQLVPLFDKAVPYYQQFIKEIVQFLENENVPVTAFGKGEKA, encoded by the coding sequence GTGTATTTCGTTGACAAAACACAATTAGAAACTAAACTCAAATATTTAGACCAATTAACCCAAGATTATCCAGAAGTAAAATCCAATTCATACGCATTTGAGCGTGTGGCACAAATGTTGATCGAGTCATCTGTTGACATCGGCAATATGATTATTGATGGCTTTATATTAAGAGACCCTGGAAATTACAAAGATGTGATTGATATTTTGGAACTTGAAGGTGCAATTTCTAAAGAGACTCAAAATATCTTACATGAAACGATTGATGTGAGACGTCAGTTTGTTCATTATTATGACAAGCTAGATGCGACACAATTAGTACCTTTATTTGATAAAGCCGTGCCGTACTATCAACAATTTATTAAAGAAATTGTCCAGTTTTTAGAAAATGAAAATGTACCAGTGACAGCATTTGGTAAAGGAGAGAAAGCGTGA
- a CDS encoding 2-hydroxyacid dehydrogenase has product MEKILVTRRIPQKFLERLEGLGEVEMWDHELTPMPREQFLEAARDKTALLVTLSERIDAVLFEAAPQLKVVANMAVGYDNIDLQTAEQNHVQVANTPGVLTETTAELGFALMMATSRRIVEAEKYVQQGQWESWGPYLLAGKDIYQSKVGIFGMGEIGRAFARRLKGFNADILYHNRSRNMKAEHELGAFYTSFDTLIKESDFVICTAPSTPETQNTFNKEVFKKMRNDAIFINIGRGDLVVEEDLVEAIENGEIAGCGLDVVRDEPIPTDHPLLKYPNVIVTPHIGSASVLTRDQMIQTCILNIEDVIQGYLARNQVVTNTH; this is encoded by the coding sequence ATGGAGAAAATTTTAGTCACAAGACGTATTCCTCAAAAGTTTTTAGAACGATTAGAAGGATTAGGTGAAGTTGAGATGTGGGATCATGAACTAACACCTATGCCTCGCGAACAGTTTTTGGAAGCGGCGAGAGATAAAACAGCATTACTCGTAACATTAAGTGAACGTATCGATGCGGTGCTTTTTGAAGCAGCGCCACAATTAAAGGTTGTCGCGAATATGGCTGTCGGTTATGACAACATTGATCTTCAAACAGCTGAACAAAATCATGTGCAGGTTGCTAATACACCAGGTGTTTTAACTGAAACGACTGCTGAACTAGGCTTCGCTTTAATGATGGCCACTTCAAGACGAATTGTCGAAGCAGAAAAATATGTGCAACAGGGACAATGGGAAAGTTGGGGTCCATACTTGCTTGCAGGAAAAGATATTTATCAATCGAAAGTAGGTATTTTCGGCATGGGCGAAATTGGGCGTGCCTTTGCGAGAAGACTTAAAGGCTTTAATGCGGATATTTTATATCATAATCGCTCAAGAAATATGAAAGCGGAACATGAACTGGGTGCTTTTTACACCTCATTTGATACATTAATTAAAGAAAGTGATTTCGTCATTTGTACAGCACCTTCTACGCCTGAAACGCAAAATACGTTTAATAAAGAAGTGTTTAAAAAAATGCGAAATGATGCCATTTTCATAAATATCGGTCGCGGAGACTTAGTCGTTGAAGAAGATTTAGTGGAAGCAATAGAAAATGGTGAGATTGCGGGTTGTGGATTGGATGTGGTACGTGATGAACCAATTCCTACAGATCATCCACTATTAAAATATCCAAATGTGATTGTGACACCTCATATTGGTAGTGCGTCAGTGTTAACAAGAGATCAAATGATTCAAACCTGTATTTTAAATATTGAAGATGTCATTCAAGGTTATTTAGCGCGTAATCAGGTTGTCACGAATACACATTAA